Proteins encoded by one window of Mycoplasma capricolum subsp. capricolum ATCC 27343:
- a CDS encoding MAG3960 family lipoprotein, whose amino-acid sequence MKKPLSLLSLLLIGAPVLTTISCNWLKPIPPTNPNNFPKNPEYKDPFNSDQNNKKPKTFSYNGITYKLIDEDNINPTNVYYANQVLENNSQEFKALLPKAEDYKIKNWTSDKYFPTIALLSQFVRNLEHYDVKTNSSLFMLKDKNSNTRINAKEYHKLVSKTLDILKDQKELKEVLYDEKEVVSSNKQVSIDVIKAFIIGKKVDDPENKMNNYWGKLEPNPKDSFGYSFGYYWKEVPFTADGDIVTNINGKIYSVPTGLWLTNRLFQLGSQFKNELFLSKEFFEKDETRFDPKKQHLHLENAFLEYDYRNKLRVYGMQKDLWDMLVAFLELQVALTDRNSVKDQEKTLEQNFKRLKILEKISTYEDSLLKFMQLSELLGFTPDLKANPSLQLFPGSANYSFPVDYRQAYQWAWNEYHHIVQPLSREFTRTGVETKFNNAFINENKKYYNFIWKNIREVDGVEEPYVLNENIAKQKYDNLINYYTRNFGWKYKR is encoded by the coding sequence ATGAAAAAACCATTGTCTTTACTATCACTTCTATTAATAGGTGCTCCTGTTTTAACTACAATAAGTTGTAATTGACTAAAACCAATTCCACCAACTAATCCTAATAATTTTCCTAAAAATCCTGAATATAAAGATCCATTTAATAGTGATCAAAATAATAAAAAACCTAAAACTTTTTCTTATAATGGCATCACTTATAAATTAATTGATGAAGATAATATTAATCCAACAAATGTATATTATGCTAATCAAGTATTAGAAAATAATAGTCAAGAATTTAAAGCATTACTCCCAAAAGCAGAAGATTATAAAATTAAAAATTGAACTTCAGATAAGTACTTTCCTACAATTGCATTACTTTCTCAGTTTGTTAGAAACTTAGAACATTATGATGTTAAAACTAATTCTAGCTTATTTATGCTAAAAGACAAAAATAGTAATACTAGAATAAATGCTAAAGAGTATCATAAATTAGTTTCTAAAACTTTAGATATTTTAAAAGATCAAAAAGAACTTAAAGAAGTATTATATGATGAAAAAGAAGTTGTTTCATCAAATAAGCAAGTCTCAATTGATGTAATAAAAGCTTTTATAATAGGTAAAAAAGTAGATGATCCTGAAAATAAAATGAATAATTATTGAGGTAAATTAGAACCTAATCCAAAAGATAGCTTTGGTTATAGTTTTGGTTATTATTGAAAAGAAGTTCCTTTTACTGCTGATGGAGATATAGTAACTAACATTAATGGAAAAATATATAGTGTTCCAACTGGATTATGATTAACTAATAGACTTTTTCAATTAGGCTCTCAGTTTAAAAATGAACTATTTTTATCTAAAGAATTTTTTGAAAAAGATGAAACTAGATTTGATCCTAAAAAACAACATTTACACTTAGAAAATGCTTTTTTAGAATATGATTATCGAAATAAACTAAGAGTTTATGGTATGCAAAAAGACTTATGAGATATGCTAGTGGCATTTTTAGAATTGCAAGTTGCATTAACTGATAGAAATAGCGTAAAAGATCAAGAAAAAACATTAGAACAAAATTTTAAAAGATTAAAAATTCTTGAGAAAATTTCTACTTATGAAGACAGTTTATTAAAATTTATGCAATTATCAGAGCTACTTGGTTTTACTCCTGATTTAAAAGCTAATCCATCATTACAACTGTTTCCAGGAAGTGCTAATTATTCATTTCCAGTTGATTATCGACAAGCTTATCAGTGGGCTTGAAATGAATATCATCATATAGTTCAACCATTAAGTAGAGAATTTACTAGAACTGGAGTAGAGACAAAATTTAATAATGCATTTATTAATGAAAATAAAAAATACTACAATTTTATTTGAAAAAATATTAGAGAAGTTGATGGTGTAGAAGAACCTTATGTTTTAAATGAAAACATAGCTAAGCAAAAATATGATAATTTAATAAATTATTACACAAGAAATTTTGGTTGAAAATACAAAAGGTAA
- a CDS encoding ImmA/IrrE family metallo-endopeptidase: MTKTEEVLLLTSNIPEQHFKKYVNDKQVLDKTLAIAKIIDNDEHKCDCSLYELKDCIVENAWKFNMLTLKEISNNYESIIKSFSNQEQIQQDNSLNNDLKNLEDDSLTNNSEYVNQTESKETKIEIEEKEKENAKENYIQKEEDFFKFTAEEVDDLIDSYIRDPKKIQDFLEFSLQIHNKYSLRNLEMIKKQFQGATILKSFTEWKRERIFIKKGEKGIKIWQPLESDYVELEDNIILKKDWTDEIKEKVKNRELEVKSKVIGFKMGNTFDISQTNLPKEQYPLNYFTYFIDEDNDNLEKNITLFNEIKKCIENKNIPVYMDESLGQVRGVAPRFTLNGETRRSILLNEHNSVRQNIKTLLHEYAHIKYNHSYKDTSRAECEYQAELTAYVLCKKLNIDTQDYSYDYIKFWVDDSTKDDRRKWLNEVVLKSRQINNELEEHFKLTLEQSQKQEKEKKEVLSKEENKKLSFN, translated from the coding sequence ATGACAAAAACAGAAGAAGTATTATTATTAACTTCAAATATACCAGAACAGCATTTTAAGAAATATGTTAATGATAAGCAAGTTTTAGATAAAACACTTGCTATTGCAAAAATAATTGATAATGATGAACATAAATGTGATTGTTCTTTATATGAATTAAAAGACTGTATTGTTGAAAATGCTTGAAAATTTAATATGCTAACTTTAAAAGAAATATCTAATAACTATGAAAGCATAATTAAAAGTTTTTCAAATCAAGAACAAATTCAACAAGATAATAGTTTAAATAATGATTTAAAAAACTTAGAAGATGATAGCTTAACTAATAACAGTGAATATGTTAATCAAACTGAATCAAAAGAAACAAAAATAGAAATAGAAGAAAAAGAAAAAGAAAACGCTAAAGAAAATTACATTCAAAAAGAAGAAGACTTTTTTAAGTTTACTGCTGAAGAAGTAGATGATTTAATCGATAGCTACATAAGAGATCCTAAAAAAATTCAAGACTTTTTAGAATTTTCTTTACAAATTCATAACAAATATAGTTTAAGAAATCTAGAAATGATTAAAAAACAATTTCAAGGTGCTACTATTTTAAAATCATTTACTGAATGAAAAAGAGAACGAATTTTTATTAAAAAAGGTGAAAAAGGAATTAAGATCTGACAACCTTTAGAAAGCGATTATGTTGAATTAGAAGATAACATAATTTTAAAAAAAGATTGAACAGATGAAATTAAAGAAAAAGTCAAAAATAGGGAACTAGAAGTTAAAAGCAAAGTAATTGGTTTTAAAATGGGAAATACTTTTGATATTTCACAAACCAATCTTCCTAAAGAACAATATCCTTTAAATTACTTTACTTACTTTATAGATGAAGATAATGATAATTTAGAAAAGAACATAACTTTATTTAATGAAATAAAAAAATGTATTGAAAATAAAAATATACCAGTTTATATGGATGAGAGTTTAGGTCAGGTTAGAGGAGTTGCTCCACGCTTTACACTAAATGGTGAAACTAGAAGATCAATACTTTTAAATGAACATAATAGTGTTAGACAAAACATTAAAACTTTACTTCATGAATATGCTCATATTAAATACAATCACTCATACAAAGACACTTCACGCGCTGAATGTGAGTATCAAGCAGAATTAACTGCTTATGTACTATGTAAAAAACTAAACATTGATACACAAGATTATAGTTATGACTATATTAAGTTTTGAGTAGATGATTCAACAAAAGATGATAGAAGAAAATGACTTAATGAAGTAGTTTTAAAATCAAGACAAATTAATAATGAACTAGAAGAACACTTTAAGTTAACACTTGAACAAAGCCAAAAACAAGAAAAAGAAAAAAAGGAGGTACTCAGTAAAGAAGAAAATAAAAAATTAAGTTTTAACTAG
- a CDS encoding type IV secretory system conjugative DNA transfer family protein, protein MKDKKIKTINKVLSNIFCFVIWPLLSFLIIPLIMIIIQAKNSQIITDWVLQKRSIVNDFSDFWEVSSFYRNITILIIVSGSIVFLAFFNYKIWWEKIKNRITNQKEVNPNNWEYNQFTEEGNLKSFKKKFQPGQPNFSLGMFDINPKKQYLINNTDAHAIVLGISGSKKTEKIVLPNIWYNATLAHHLKPNMVITDPKRQILSRTGKMLIENGYNIKVFDFEDAKKSLYWNPLEQVWWTLHSKPKEQLDEFDYASAYDKIIEIVELLAWINKEDSMWESNAKNIIILILKFLLLYSLEDETFTLDFYNIPNITQTLSERYVKNGAWVKIAEKYKTKNRYWFEFFGEQKSMIDIVPETLSGILTNAINAVSSFSQNISIKKITSNITFSVKELIRDNSKPFAVFICFPDHKNIFDFLMSMLITQIYQESVDFANTLPKQKLKRMLQFYLEEFNSLYLPKIPDWMAISRSRNILFMLIIQSYEQLQKYSTKGRDYKTIKSQARLNFLLETNSDETLKSFSTALGEKIIKKETISESEKNKTVSVSEQKELIMSVSELKYKNPDMTIISTGGSKPIAIKLKPAYEYLPDQDYVYPNNLKDEAKKVEWDFIAMKKIVLKDQKESNENIEQNDFFIRKEKLVLPKEVLKAKQEALDFIKNNKSLCSSFKQH, encoded by the coding sequence ATGAAAGACAAAAAAATAAAAACAATTAACAAAGTTTTAAGCAATATATTTTGTTTTGTTATTTGACCTTTATTATCTTTTTTAATAATTCCATTAATTATGATTATTATTCAAGCAAAAAATTCTCAGATTATAACTGATTGAGTTTTACAAAAAAGAAGCATTGTAAATGATTTTTCAGACTTTTGAGAAGTTAGTAGTTTTTATAGAAATATAACAATACTTATTATAGTTAGTGGTAGTATTGTATTTCTAGCTTTCTTTAATTACAAAATTTGGTGGGAAAAAATAAAAAATAGAATTACAAATCAAAAAGAAGTTAACCCTAATAATTGAGAATATAACCAATTTACTGAAGAAGGAAATTTAAAAAGCTTTAAAAAGAAATTTCAACCAGGACAACCCAACTTTAGTTTAGGTATGTTTGATATTAATCCTAAAAAGCAATATCTAATAAATAATACTGATGCACATGCTATTGTTTTAGGAATAAGTGGAAGTAAGAAAACAGAAAAAATTGTTTTACCTAATATTTGATATAATGCAACATTAGCTCATCATTTAAAACCTAATATGGTAATAACTGATCCTAAAAGACAAATTCTTTCAAGAACAGGAAAAATGTTAATAGAAAATGGATATAACATTAAAGTTTTTGATTTTGAAGATGCTAAAAAATCCCTATATTGAAATCCTTTAGAACAAGTGTGATGAACACTTCATTCTAAACCAAAAGAACAATTAGATGAATTTGATTATGCTTCTGCTTATGACAAAATCATTGAAATTGTTGAATTATTAGCTTGAATTAATAAAGAAGATTCAATGTGAGAAAGTAATGCAAAAAATATTATTATTTTAATTTTAAAATTTCTTCTTTTGTACAGTTTAGAAGATGAAACATTTACTTTAGATTTTTATAATATACCAAATATAACTCAAACATTAAGTGAAAGATATGTAAAAAATGGAGCCTGAGTAAAAATAGCTGAAAAGTATAAAACTAAAAATCGTTATTGATTTGAGTTTTTTGGAGAACAAAAGTCAATGATTGATATTGTTCCAGAAACTTTAAGTGGTATTTTAACTAATGCTATTAATGCAGTTAGCTCTTTTTCTCAAAACATTAGTATTAAAAAAATAACTAGTAATATTACTTTTAGTGTTAAAGAGCTTATAAGAGATAATTCAAAGCCATTTGCTGTTTTTATTTGTTTTCCTGATCATAAAAATATTTTTGATTTTCTAATGAGTATGCTAATAACTCAAATTTATCAAGAATCAGTAGATTTTGCTAATACACTACCAAAACAAAAGTTAAAAAGAATGTTGCAATTTTATCTAGAGGAATTTAATTCATTATATTTACCAAAAATACCTGATTGAATGGCTATTTCAAGAAGTAGAAACATTTTATTTATGTTAATTATTCAAAGTTATGAACAATTACAAAAATATTCAACTAAAGGTAGAGATTATAAAACTATAAAATCGCAAGCAAGATTAAATTTCTTATTAGAAACTAATTCAGATGAAACTTTAAAATCTTTTTCAACTGCTTTAGGTGAAAAGATTATTAAAAAAGAAACTATTTCAGAAAGTGAAAAAAATAAAACAGTTTCAGTTAGTGAACAAAAAGAATTAATAATGTCAGTTAGTGAATTAAAGTATAAAAATCCAGATATGACTATTATTTCAACAGGTGGAAGTAAACCAATAGCAATTAAATTAAAACCTGCTTATGAATATTTGCCAGATCAAGATTACGTTTATCCAAATAACTTAAAAGATGAAGCTAAAAAAGTTGAGTGAGATTTTATAGCTATGAAAAAAATTGTTTTAAAAGATCAAAAAGAGTCAAACGAAAACATAGAACAAAATGATTTTTTTATTAGAAAAGAAAAATTAGTTTTACCAAAAGAAGTTCTTAAAGCAAAACAAGAAGCTTTAGATTTTATTAAAAATAATAAAAGCTTATGTTCATCTTTTAAACAGCACTAA